From Coffea arabica cultivar ET-39 chromosome 2e, Coffea Arabica ET-39 HiFi, whole genome shotgun sequence, the proteins below share one genomic window:
- the LOC113727423 gene encoding peroxisomal membrane protein 13 isoform X1, whose product MASNSSASAGSNPPAKPWERAGSSSGPAPFKPPSAGSTSDVVEASGTGRPGEIVSTADRNASTVNANAVGRPMPSRPWEQQQQSYGGYGSSLNYNSGYGSGMYNSYGGLGGSYGGVGGSYGSGLYGNNMYRGGYGGLYGGGMYGGGMYGGGYGMGGMGGMGAPYGDQDPNNPFGAPSSPPSFWVSLMRVMQGVVTFFGRVAILIDQNTQAFHMFVTALLQLFDRSGLLYGELARFVLRILGIRTKPKKGQPPGPHGLQGPHNPHGNQNYIEGPKAPPSGGWDNLWGDNANN is encoded by the exons aTGGCTAGCAATTCGTCAGCATCAG CAGGTAGTAATCCTCCGGCGAAACCGTGGGAACGTGCCGGGTCGTCATCGGGCCCGGCGCCGTTTAAGCCACCGTCAGCGGGTAGCACAAGTGATGTTGTGGAAGCTTCTGGAACAGGAAGGCCCGGTGAGATTGTTTCGACTGCGGATAGGAATGCTTCAACTGTCAATGCAAATGCGGTGGGGCGGCCTATGCCCTCTAGGCCTTGGGAGCAGCAGCAGCAAAGTTACGGAG GTTATGGTTCCAGTTTAAATTACAATAGTGGTTACGGGAGTGGAATGTACAATTCGTATGGCGGTTTAGGTGGGTCTTATGGCGGTGTAGGTGGGTCTTATGGCAGTGGCTTGTATGGAAACAACATGTATAGAGGAGGGTATGGTGGACTTTATGGAGGTGGCATGTATGGAGGGGGAATGTATGGTGGTGGTTATGGCATGGGTGGCATGGGTGGCATGGGTGCTCCATATGGTGACCAGGACCCTAACAATCCCTTTGGTGCTCCTTCTTCTCCGCCAAGCTTTTGGGTTTCCTTAATGAGGGTG ATGCAAGGCGTCGTCACTTTCTTTGGACGAGTTGCGATATTAATTGACCAAAATACCCAGGCATTTCACATGTTTGTGACGGCTCTTCTTCAG CTGTTTGATCGCTCTGGGTTATTATATGGGGAGCTTGCTAGATTTGTTCTAAGAATATTGGGAATTCGAACAAAGCCAAAAAAAGGTCAACCCCCTGGTCCTCATGGGCTTCAAGGTCCACATAATCCCCACGGGAACCAAAACTATATCGAGGGACCCAAGGCTCCTCCAAGTGGTGGCTGGGATAATCTATGGGGAGATAACGCAAACAATTAA
- the LOC113727423 gene encoding peroxisomal membrane protein 13 isoform X2 — translation MASNSSASGSNPPAKPWERAGSSSGPAPFKPPSAGSTSDVVEASGTGRPGEIVSTADRNASTVNANAVGRPMPSRPWEQQQQSYGGYGSSLNYNSGYGSGMYNSYGGLGGSYGGVGGSYGSGLYGNNMYRGGYGGLYGGGMYGGGMYGGGYGMGGMGGMGAPYGDQDPNNPFGAPSSPPSFWVSLMRVMQGVVTFFGRVAILIDQNTQAFHMFVTALLQLFDRSGLLYGELARFVLRILGIRTKPKKGQPPGPHGLQGPHNPHGNQNYIEGPKAPPSGGWDNLWGDNANN, via the exons aTGGCTAGCAATTCGTCAGCATCAG GTAGTAATCCTCCGGCGAAACCGTGGGAACGTGCCGGGTCGTCATCGGGCCCGGCGCCGTTTAAGCCACCGTCAGCGGGTAGCACAAGTGATGTTGTGGAAGCTTCTGGAACAGGAAGGCCCGGTGAGATTGTTTCGACTGCGGATAGGAATGCTTCAACTGTCAATGCAAATGCGGTGGGGCGGCCTATGCCCTCTAGGCCTTGGGAGCAGCAGCAGCAAAGTTACGGAG GTTATGGTTCCAGTTTAAATTACAATAGTGGTTACGGGAGTGGAATGTACAATTCGTATGGCGGTTTAGGTGGGTCTTATGGCGGTGTAGGTGGGTCTTATGGCAGTGGCTTGTATGGAAACAACATGTATAGAGGAGGGTATGGTGGACTTTATGGAGGTGGCATGTATGGAGGGGGAATGTATGGTGGTGGTTATGGCATGGGTGGCATGGGTGGCATGGGTGCTCCATATGGTGACCAGGACCCTAACAATCCCTTTGGTGCTCCTTCTTCTCCGCCAAGCTTTTGGGTTTCCTTAATGAGGGTG ATGCAAGGCGTCGTCACTTTCTTTGGACGAGTTGCGATATTAATTGACCAAAATACCCAGGCATTTCACATGTTTGTGACGGCTCTTCTTCAG CTGTTTGATCGCTCTGGGTTATTATATGGGGAGCTTGCTAGATTTGTTCTAAGAATATTGGGAATTCGAACAAAGCCAAAAAAAGGTCAACCCCCTGGTCCTCATGGGCTTCAAGGTCCACATAATCCCCACGGGAACCAAAACTATATCGAGGGACCCAAGGCTCCTCCAAGTGGTGGCTGGGATAATCTATGGGGAGATAACGCAAACAATTAA
- the LOC140037032 gene encoding F-box/LRR-repeat protein 12-like, translated as MENCYKDCLTSIMQLPDDCLYFIFHWLDSASDRESFGLTCHRWLQIQNSSRRRLQFQCSFTKLDIPSLSQSSMKIDAFYLHRLLNRFQKLHYLSLSGCIEMPDFGLRQLLNYGSQLQTLHLHCCFGITDHGISLVASGCPSLTIISLYRCNVTDIGLKTLSESCLALKDVDLSYCSLISDQGIRALAKNCRHLRAVCMTNCRSVTGVGFMGCSQSLTFLEANGCKLEPGGIMAIVSGGGLEYLNLSCLWWCIGRDGLTAIGAGFATKLKVLDFRSCRTIGDNSIIAIAKGCPLLQEWNLALCHEITRAGWEAIGVNCHHLEKLHVNRCRNLCDEGLQALRYGCKKLSVLYMSISKSCNISSTALEIFRCSRGDVKILEEEVMSIAPDSAFHVY; from the coding sequence ATGGAGAATTGTTACAAAGATTGTCTGACCTCTATTATGCAACTTCCTGATGATTGcttgtattttatttttcactGGCTTGACTCTGCCTCTGATCGGGAATCTTTTGGATTAACTTGTCATCGATGGCTTCAGATTCAAAACTCAAGTCGTCGAAGATTACAGTTCCAATGCTCATTCACTAAACTGGATATTCCCTCCTTATCTCAAAGTAGCATGAAAATTGATGCCTTTTATCTACATAGGTTGCTTAACCGCTTCCAGAAGCTGCACTATTTGTCTCTATCTGGTTGCATTGAGATGCCTGATTTTGGTTTGAGACAGTTGCTAAATTATGGGTCCCAGCTTCAGACTCTTCATTTACACTGTTGTTTTGGAATAACTGATCATGGAATTTCCTTAGTTGCCTCTGGATGTCCTTCTTTGACAATTATTAGTCTTTATCGCTGCAATGTTACTGATATTGGGTTAAAGACCTTATCTGAATCTTGCTTGGCCTTAAAAGATGTGGATCTGTCATATTGTTCACTTATATCTGACCAGGGTATAAGAGCCCTTGCCAAGAATTGCCGTCACCTTCGTGCTGTCTGTATGACTAACTGTAGAAGTGTCACTGGTGTTGGCTTTATGGGCTGTTCACAGAGTTTGACTTTTCTAGAGGCCAATGGTTGTAAGCTAGAGCCAGGAGGAATCATGGCTATTGTGAGTGGCGGTGGACTTGAATATTTGAATCTTTCATGCCTGTGGTGGTGCATTGGTAGAGATGGTTTGACAGCAATTGGTGCTGGATTTGCAACTAAGCTGAAGGTACTTGATTTTCGATCTTGCAGAACTATTGGCGACAATTCTATCATTGCAATTGCAAAGGGATGCCCTTTGCTCCAAGAATGGAACCTGGCATTATGTCATGAGATCACGAGAGCTGGTTGGGAAGCAATTGGTGTAAATTGTCATCACTTGGAGAAGCTTCATGTCAATCGTTGTCGCAATTTATGTGATGAAGGATTGCAGGCCTTGAGGTATGGCTGCAAAAAACTCTCTGTTCTTTATATGAGTATCAGTAAATCCTGCAATATCAGTTCCACAGCGCTGGAGATTTTCAGATGTTCAAGAGGTGATGTCAAAATCCTAGAAGAAGAAGTAATGTCTATTGCTCCTGACTCTGCCTTCCATGTATATTAA
- the LOC113729273 gene encoding uncharacterized protein — protein sequence MKKCLRCSSSEYQIAACPVKPRKGNKSSQLEKPNPKQPTASGSRPRVSVRVYVLDHQQALESFEVVEGTIPVFHRLAKLLIDPGATHSFVNPAFMCGIDINSIKLPYDLEVRTPTGNQNLITNMIYQNCEVWIGERKLVVDLISLDLKGYDVIIGMDWLASYNIQLNCKTKVVEFCIVGDATLKLDVKGRLVSSALFSKIRVKKLLNKGAQGYLVFLINTPGDKVKLEDVLVVNEFFDIFPFELKSMPLEREIEFRINLVPGTTPIAKTPYRMAHAMFKELKLQLQDLLKRGFIRKSESSWEHLFYLSKRRMVV from the coding sequence atgaagaaatgtcTCCGTTGCAGTAGTTCAGAGTATCAGATCGCAGCCTGTCCTGTTAAACCCCGTAAAGGAAATAAAAGTTCGCAACTAGAGAAGCCAAACCCTAAGCAACCTACTGCCAGTGGGAGTAGACCGAGAGTCTCTGTTAGGGTTTATGTCTTGGACCATCAGCAAGCTCTCGAGTCATTTGAagtagtggaaggtacgatccctgtattccacCGCTTAGCTAAACTTTTAATTGACCCTGGAGCAACCCATTCTTTTGTAAATCCTGCCTTCATGTGCGGTATTGATATAAATTCCATTAAATTAccctatgacttggaagttagaACACCTACTGGGAATCAAAACCTAATTACCAACATGATTTATCAAAATTGTGAGGTTTGGATAGGAGAACGGAAGTTGGTGGTAGATTTGATAAGTTTAGATCTCAAGGGGTATGACGTGATTATAGGAATGGATTGGTTGGCTAGTTATAATATTCAGTTGAATTGCAAGACTAAGGTGGTGGAGTTCTGTATAGTAGGAGACGCGACCCTAAAATTGGATGTGAAAGGTAGACTAGTCTCGTCTGCACTTTTTTCGAAAATTCGagtaaaaaaattattgaataAAGGAGCGCAGGGTTATTTAGTTTTTCTAATTAATACTCCTGGAGATAAGGTGAAACTGGAAGATGTGTTAGTggtaaatgaattttttgatatttttcctTTCGAGTTGAAGTCGATGCCGCTAGAGAGGGAAATAGAATTTAGAATTAATTTGGTGCCTGGAACCACTCCTATTGCgaaaacaccataccgaatggcaCATGCCATGTTTAAGGAACTAAAACTGCAGTTACAGGATTTGTTAAAGCGCGGGTTTATTCGAAAAAGTGAATCATCTTGGGAGCACCTGTTTTATCTGTCAAAAAGAAGGATGGTAGTTTGA